The Streptococcus mitis genomic sequence CCCATGAGCGCCTTGAGATCGATAAACTGAGTCGGTGTAATGCCCATCTTTTCCATGAGATAGTCTGGCGTAAAGGCCTCAAACTCAGCCACACCTTTTTTGGAAATCTCAACCACCGTATGCTCATCCGTCAGCTGAATCAAATCCTTGTCCCCACTGACAATGGTAATATCAAAACCATCTTGCTCAGCTAATTTATCTAGTGTTCCAATGATGTCATCCGCCTCATACTGAGCCAACTCATAGTGACGAATCCCCATATGATCCAGCAACTCACGAATAAAGGGAAATTGCTCACGAAACTCATCAGGAGTCTTAGCCCGACCACCCTTATAGTCCGCATACATCTCTGTACGGAAGGTCGTCTTTCCCGCATCAAAAGCCACCAAAATATGACTAGGCTCAACCCTCTCTAACAAATGGCTCAACATCAACTGAAAGCCATAAATCGCATTGGTATGCAAACCAGCCGCGTTCTTAAAACGGTCTAACTGCTGATAGAGCGCAAAAAACGCCCGAAAAGCAACAGAAGACCCATCAATCAATAATAATTTTTTCTTATCCATACACCCATTATAAAGGAAAGCACCAAAAAATACCATCGAGAAGAGCCAAACCGAGTATTTTTCATCCTTTTTCCGAATAAATAGATAGAGCCAGAGAATCTAGCAAAATTAGATTTAAAACTATGGTATAATAAAAGGAGGAAATGGATGATTCTCAGACATCCGGGCATCAGCCCAACCAATGACTTAGTTGCTAAGAAAATCTTTAGCAATCCAGAAATCACTTGTCAATTTATTCGTGATATGCTGGATTTACCAGCCAAAAATGTGACTATTTTAGAGGGAAGTAACATTCACGTCTTGCCTTCTCTGCCCTATTCAGTACAAGATTTCTATACAAGTATAGACGTCTTAGCGGAGTTGGACAATGGCACCCAAGTTATCATTGAGATTCAGGTGCATCATCAGAATTTTTTCATCAATCGCCTGTGGGCTTACTTGTGCAGTCAGGTCAATCAAAATCTAGAAAAAATTCGCCAGCAAGAGGGCAATACTCACCAGAGCTACAAACATATTGCACCGGTATACGCAATCGCTATTGTAGATAGTAACTACTTCCATGATGATCAAGCTTTTCATAGCTTTAGCATGCGAGAGGACGCGACAGGTGAGGTCTTAACCATCACAAATAACGGTCAAGAAAACCATCTAGTCAAGATGGCGTTCTTGGAATTAAAAAAATACAGAGAAACCAGCAAAGATAGCGTTCGCAAACCGTGGTTGGAGTTTTTCGGGAATAAACCCTTTACTCAACAACCCGAGCGAGCCATCAGCCAGGCAGATCAACTGCTGGACTATAAGAGCTGGTCTGAGGAGGACAGGAAAATGTTTAGTCAACTACGTATGAGAGAAGAACAAGCCTTGTTAGCACAGAACTATGCCTTGGAACAAGCTGAAGAAAAAGGACTGAAAAAAGGATTAGTAAATCTCGTTCGCCAGCATCTTTTAACCGCTGAGGTTGCCAGCCAGCAATTAGGCATGACGGTCGCTGAGTTTGAAGAACTATTGAAAGACCATTGTAAATAAGATTAAAAAAATACAGAGAAACCAGCAAAGACGAGGTTCGTAAGCCATGGTTGGAGTTTTTCGGGAACAAACCCTTTACCCAGCAACCTGAGCGAACCATCAGTCAAGCAGACCAACTGCTAGACTACAAGAGCTTCTTTGGGTTTACGACACGAGAAATTTGATGATTTTTCTTTACTAGAGGAGTCTCAGCGACCATCATTTTCAAGCACTGATAGCACTTGAAACGACGCTTTTTAAGTAGAATTCTAGTAGACATACCAGTCGTTTCAAGGTAAGGAATCTTAGACGGTTTTTGAAAGTCATATTTCTTCATTTGACTTCCGCAATCAGGACAAAGTGGAGCCTCATAATCCAGTTTAGCAATGATTCCTTTGTGAGTATCCCTATTAAGAACATCCATAATTTGGATATTAGGGTCTTTGATATCGAGTAATTTTGTGATAAAATGTAATTGTTCCATATGAATCTTTCTAATGAGTTGTTTTGTCGCTTTTCATTATGGATATTATGGAACTTTTTTTCTACAACAAAATAGGCTCCATAATATCCATGGGGATTTACCCACTACAAATATTATAGAGACTAAGTTTATAGAACAACATAAAAGTGAACAAGACTAAAACATCGTTTTGTTCACTTTTTTCTTCTTTTCAACAGAACTCTCACTATAGCCCATATCACAAAAAGAGAAGGTCATAAATCCTTCTCTTTTATATCTTCAACTAATTAGTTTTTGCGTTTCACAAATGGAAGGGCACCTAGGAGCAATCCAAGGAATCCTAATGATGCAACTGCAACATTATCTTTACCACCAGTATTAGGAAGTTCTTTCTTATCTTCTGCTTTCGCAGCTGGAGCTTGATATGTATTATCTTTGCTAGTACCTGCTACAGTTGGTGCAACCGCAGGAGTTGATGGTGTCTCAGCTGTTGGTGTAGCCGGAGCTGGTGTTGGAGCTTCAGCTGCTGGAGTAGCTGGTGTTGGAGCTTGTGATTCATTTGGAACAGGATTTCCAGGAGTTGGTGTTAGTCTTGGATCTGAATTTGGAGTAGAATAGTGATTAGTTACTTTTTTGTAATAGTTAGTAATAATACCATCTTTTTCTTCAGATTTCACAAAAGTATAACCTGCAATTGATTTACCTTTGAAATGACCTTCTTCAGCATTCAAAATATCAGTGTTAGTAGCAATATCAACATAGCGTGTGACTTTTAAGTCTTCTGTATCATTACTTCCAGATAGAACCTCAGCTTTATTATTAATTAAAGTATTTAAGGCATCTTCTAAATCAGCTAGACGATCTTTTAATCCATCTTTATAATAATCTTCAACACCTTCATTTTCTTCGCTGTCTTTGATTTGCTCTTTTACTTTAGAGATTTCGTCTAAGATTTTTTTGATTTCAGGGTTATTAACACCAAACTCTGGAACTTCATTAACAGCAGCTTCAACAGCGTTAACTCCGCCTTTGAATGCTGGAAGTTCTGGTTGTACAAGTGCATCTCCGTTTGAAGCTTCTGGTTTAGTTGGTTTTGGAGTTTCTCCTTCAGGTTTTGCAGGAGTTGGAGGTGTTGTATCATTCACTCCACCATTGAATTCTGGAAGTTCTGGTTGTACAAGTGCATCTCCGTTTGAAGTTTCAGGTTTAGATGGTTTTGGAGCTTCTCCCTCTGGTTTATTAGGTTCAGTAGGAGGTGTTGTATCATTTACTCCTCCGTTGAATTCAGGATTATTAGGTTGAGTAGGAGCATTATCATCATTTACACCACTATTGAACTCTGGAGTTGCTGGTGTTGTAGGCGCTTCTTCATCGTTTACTCCACCTGTGAATTCAGGTTTTTCTTCAGCTGTAGGAGCGTCAGCAGGATTTACCCCACCATTGAATTCTGGAGCATTAGGAACCGTTGGAACCTCATCCGCTTCCTTAGCAGGCTCAGTAGTTGCTTCATCATCATTTACTCCACCTGCGAAGTCTTTTGGTGCTTCACCTTTAGGAACTTCTTTTAAGTTTTCGATATAACCTAAAGTTGCGTTGTAATCATCAGTTAGTTCATCGATTGCATCTTTGTAAGCTTTCACTACTTCGTTAACTTCGTCGAATTTAGCTTGAGCTTCATCTGCAGCAGTTTTAGCAGAAGCAACAGCAGCTTCTAATCTAGTTACAGCATCTTGTAATCCATCTTGGATAGATTGTTCAGCATTGTTTTTCTTAGCTGTTGCAAGTGCAGTTTTAGCTTTTTCTAAAGTTTCTTTTTGTTTATCTAATGCCGCATTTTTTTCTTCTACTGCTTTTGCTTTTTCAGTAGCATCAGCTTTATCTTTGTCAGCTACTTTAGTTAATTTTTCAATCTTTTCAGCTAAATCATCAGCGATGTCTTGAAGTTTTTTTACGATTGGTTTAGAAGCTTCTTTGTTATAAGCTGCATCTAATTTTTCTTTATCAGCAGCTGGAAGCTCAGAAAGAGCTTTACCTTCTTGTTTTGTAGCACCGATTTCGTCTGCTTGAGGGTCTTGATCTTTAGTTGCTTCAGCAGTTGTATTTTGATCTTCTAATTCTTTAGCAGCTTGTGTAGCAGTGATGACACCATCTTCGATAGCTTTTAATAAAGCATCTTTACCGATTGCAGCTTTAGCTTCGTCTTTATTTGTAATTTTAGCATCAGCATCAATTTCTTTTTCAAGTTGATCTAAAGCAGCTTTAAGAGCTTCTAAGTTATCTTTTTCTTCTTTTTTAAGTTCTTCAACTTTAGCTTTTGCTTTTTCAGCTTCTTCTTTAGCTTTAGCTAATTCAGCTTCTGCGTCAGATTTAGCTTTGTCTGCTGTAGTTTTTGCAGCTTCAGCAGCTGTTACATCTTCAGCTTCTTTTGTAGCTTTAGCTGTAGCTTCGTCTACTTTTGTTTTAGCTTCGTCTGCTTTTTTCTGCAATTCAGCAACTTTAGCATCAGCTTCTTTTTTAGCTTCAGCAGCTTTTTCAGCTTCTGTTTTTTCAGCTGGTTTAGCTGGTTCTTCTTCAGCTGGTTTAGCTGGTTCGTTAGCTTCTTTTTCTTTAGCAGCTTTTACTTCATCAAGAGCTTTGTTATACTCATCAGTCAGTTTGTTTAATTCTTCAGCAACAGCTTGAGTATTTGATGCAGCTTCATCAAATGCATTTTGTGCAGCATCGCGCTCTTTTGTAATCGCAGTTACAGCTTTTTCTAGTGGTGATGTGATATCTTCACCAAATCCATTATCTTTAGCAGATTTAAGAGCTTCTTTAGCTTCTTTTAATGTATCTTCTTGTTTTTTAAGAGTTTCAGCTTTTTTATCTTCTTCAGCTTTTAATGCGTCAGCATCTTTTTTAAGAGCATCTACGCTTTCACCTAAATCATCAGCTTTATCTTGAGCTTTTTCTGATGCAGGACGAGCAGCATCAGCTTTTTCAGCTTCATCGATTTTAGCTTTTAAATCTTCTGGAAGAGCTGATGTTTTTCCTTCTGTTACTGGAGAAACTCCAGCATCAGCAGCTTGGTCTTTATTTCTTAATTTTTTCTCTGTTTCTTTATTAGCTTCAGCTTTTTTATCATCATCTGCTAATTCTTTAAGAATATCACCAGCTTTCAAATCACCAGATTCTACAGCTGCTAATAGTTCTGCTTTACCTAATGCTTTTTTAGCTTCTTCTTTATTCGTAATCTTAGAATCAGCATCGATATCTTTTTCTAATTGATCTAAAGCTTTTGATAAAGCATCTTTAGAATCTGCTTCTTCTTTTTTAGCGTCTTCTTCTTTTTTAGCTTCTTCTTTAGCTTTGGCGTCGGCTTCAGCAGCTTTTTCTTTAGCAGCAGCTAATTCATCATCAGCAGTTTTCTTAACTTCTTCAGCTTTAGTTTTTGCAACGTCAGCATCAGCAGCTTCTTTTTTCTCTGCTTCTAGTTTAGTAGTTGCTTCGTTAGCTGCAGTAGTAGTTGTGTCTACTTTTGCTTGAGCTTCAGTAACTTTAGCTTCTTTAGCTTTAGCGTCAGCTTCAGCTTGTTTAATTTCTGGACTTGTAACTTCTGATTTAGGAGTTGCAGTAGCTCCAGTTTCTCCTGCTGGTTGAGCTGGAGTAGTAGCTGTATTAGGATCATCAGCTTTTACAACTGACGGTTGAGATGCAACAAATGCCGCTCCCAAAACAGCCACACTGGCCAAGCTAGTCAAAATCATTTTCTTTTTATTCATATTTGAAACCCCTTTTTTGGAACTTTATTTGGATTCATTATAACTCTTTCTAAAAATATAATCAAGTAATAGGTTATTTTATTGGCTCTATAATATTTGTAGTGGGTAAATCCCCTATGGATCTTATGGAGCCTTTTTTGTGTAGAAAAAAAGTCCCATAAGATCTATAATGAAAAGCGACAAAACAACTCATTAGAAAGATTCATATGGAACAATTACATTTTATCACAAAACTACTCGATATCAAAGACCCTAATATCCAATTTATAGATATCATCAATAGGGATACACACAAAGAAATCATCGCCAAACTGGACTACAATGCTCCATCTTGCCCTGAGTGCGGAAGTCAAATGAAGAAATATGATTTTCAAAAACCGTCTAAGATCCCTTACCTCGAAACGACTGGTATGCCTACTAGAATTCTACTTAAAAAGCGTCGTTTCAAGTGCTATCACTGTTCAAAAATGATGGTCGCTGAAACTTCTATCGTCAAGAAGAATCACCAAATTCCTCGTATTATCAACCAAAAAATTGCGCAAAAGTTGATTGAAAAGACTTCTATGACCGATATTGCTCATCAGTTAGCCATTTCAACATCAACTGTTATTCGCAAGCTTAATGACTTCCGTTTTAAGCCTGATTTTTCGTACCTCCCTGAGATTATGTCTTGGGACGAGTATGCTTTCACTAAGGGAAAGATGAGTTTTATTGCTCAAAATTTTGATAATCTTAATATCATCACTGTTCTTGAAGGAAGAACACAAGCTATCATTCGGAATCACTTTCTTCGCTACGATAGAGCCGTGCGCTGTCAGGTGAAAATCATTA encodes the following:
- a CDS encoding SIALI-17 repeat-containing surface protein translates to MNKKKMILTSLASVAVLGAAFVASQPSVVKADDPNTATTPAQPAGETGATATPKSEVTSPEIKQAEADAKAKEAKVTEAQAKVDTTTTAANEATTKLEAEKKEAADADVAKTKAEEVKKTADDELAAAKEKAAEADAKAKEEAKKEEDAKKEEADSKDALSKALDQLEKDIDADSKITNKEEAKKALGKAELLAAVESGDLKAGDILKELADDDKKAEANKETEKKLRNKDQAADAGVSPVTEGKTSALPEDLKAKIDEAEKADAARPASEKAQDKADDLGESVDALKKDADALKAEEDKKAETLKKQEDTLKEAKEALKSAKDNGFGEDITSPLEKAVTAITKERDAAQNAFDEAASNTQAVAEELNKLTDEYNKALDEVKAAKEKEANEPAKPAEEEPAKPAEKTEAEKAAEAKKEADAKVAELQKKADEAKTKVDEATAKATKEAEDVTAAEAAKTTADKAKSDAEAELAKAKEEAEKAKAKVEELKKEEKDNLEALKAALDQLEKEIDADAKITNKDEAKAAIGKDALLKAIEDGVITATQAAKELEDQNTTAEATKDQDPQADEIGATKQEGKALSELPAADKEKLDAAYNKEASKPIVKKLQDIADDLAEKIEKLTKVADKDKADATEKAKAVEEKNAALDKQKETLEKAKTALATAKKNNAEQSIQDGLQDAVTRLEAAVASAKTAADEAQAKFDEVNEVVKAYKDAIDELTDDYNATLGYIENLKEVPKGEAPKDFAGGVNDDEATTEPAKEADEVPTVPNAPEFNGGVNPADAPTAEEKPEFTGGVNDEEAPTTPATPEFNSGVNDDNAPTQPNNPEFNGGVNDTTPPTEPNKPEGEAPKPSKPETSNGDALVQPELPEFNGGVNDTTPPTPAKPEGETPKPTKPEASNGDALVQPELPAFKGGVNAVEAAVNEVPEFGVNNPEIKKILDEISKVKEQIKDSEENEGVEDYYKDGLKDRLADLEDALNTLINNKAEVLSGSNDTEDLKVTRYVDIATNTDILNAEEGHFKGKSIAGYTFVKSEEKDGIITNYYKKVTNHYSTPNSDPRLTPTPGNPVPNESQAPTPATPAAEAPTPAPATPTAETPSTPAVAPTVAGTSKDNTYQAPAAKAEDKKELPNTGGKDNVAVASLGFLGLLLGALPFVKRKN
- a CDS encoding Rpn family recombination-promoting nuclease/putative transposase; translated protein: MILRHPGISPTNDLVAKKIFSNPEITCQFIRDMLDLPAKNVTILEGSNIHVLPSLPYSVQDFYTSIDVLAELDNGTQVIIEIQVHHQNFFINRLWAYLCSQVNQNLEKIRQQEGNTHQSYKHIAPVYAIAIVDSNYFHDDQAFHSFSMREDATGEVLTITNNGQENHLVKMAFLELKKYRETSKDSVRKPWLEFFGNKPFTQQPERAISQADQLLDYKSWSEEDRKMFSQLRMREEQALLAQNYALEQAEEKGLKKGLVNLVRQHLLTAEVASQQLGMTVAEFEELLKDHCK